In Blastopirellula sediminis, the following proteins share a genomic window:
- a CDS encoding DUF1501 domain-containing protein, with amino-acid sequence MTCKGNLLSRRNALTIGAIGGLGLTLSDFFRLREARAELKQYDNIAAKAKSVIHIYLPGGMAHQESFDPKPYSPIEYRGEMGTVKTNTGEFFSETLQKTSQVADKIAVIRSMTHGEAAHERGTHNMFTGYKPSPALNYPCFGSVISHEYGPQNNLPPYVCIPNQPNEFAGTGYLSSSFAPFSLGSDPASNGFKVRDLSLPGNVDEGRFSRRRSALEAVNDYFKHKNESDAVAAMDTFYDRAYSLISAPEAREAFNIDAEDAKVRDEYGRNTAGQRMLMARRLVAAGVRMVTLTYGGWDMHTNISGSMRRTMPEFDQAYSTLIRDLDRNGLLDETLVMVSSEFGRTPKVNKDAGRDHWPKVFSVALAGGGIRGGQIYGSSNATASEPETDAVSPQDLATTMYHLMGIVADKELMAPGDRPIEIVDGGKVVKGLLA; translated from the coding sequence ATGACATGCAAGGGAAATCTGCTAAGCCGACGAAACGCGCTAACGATTGGCGCCATCGGCGGTCTTGGGCTGACGCTCAGCGACTTTTTCCGCCTCCGCGAGGCCCGCGCTGAACTGAAACAATACGACAACATCGCCGCCAAAGCGAAGAGCGTCATTCACATCTACCTGCCGGGCGGTATGGCTCACCAAGAGTCATTCGACCCGAAGCCTTATTCGCCGATTGAGTACCGCGGCGAAATGGGAACCGTGAAGACCAACACCGGCGAATTCTTCAGCGAAACGCTGCAGAAGACCTCGCAGGTCGCTGACAAAATCGCCGTCATCCGCTCGATGACCCACGGCGAAGCGGCCCACGAACGCGGCACGCACAACATGTTCACCGGCTACAAGCCGAGCCCGGCGCTGAATTATCCCTGCTTCGGCTCGGTCATCAGCCACGAATACGGCCCCCAGAACAACCTGCCGCCGTACGTCTGCATTCCGAACCAACCGAACGAATTCGCGGGCACCGGCTACCTGAGCTCGTCGTTCGCTCCGTTCAGCCTCGGCAGCGATCCGGCCTCGAACGGCTTCAAGGTCCGCGACCTGAGCCTGCCGGGCAACGTCGACGAAGGTCGTTTCTCGCGTCGCCGTTCGGCCCTGGAAGCGGTCAACGACTACTTCAAGCACAAGAACGAATCGGACGCGGTCGCCGCGATGGATACGTTCTATGATCGCGCCTACAGCCTGATCAGCGCTCCGGAAGCTCGCGAAGCGTTCAACATTGACGCCGAAGACGCCAAGGTTCGCGACGAATATGGTCGCAACACCGCCGGTCAGCGCATGTTGATGGCTCGTCGTTTGGTCGCCGCCGGCGTCCGCATGGTCACGTTGACCTACGGTGGTTGGGACATGCACACCAACATCAGCGGCAGCATGCGTCGCACGATGCCTGAATTCGATCAGGCCTACTCGACCTTGATCCGCGACCTCGATCGCAACGGTTTGTTGGACGAAACCCTGGTTATGGTCTCGTCGGAATTCGGTCGTACGCCGAAAGTCAACAAAGACGCCGGCCGCGATCACTGGCCGAAGGTCTTCAGCGTGGCTCTGGCGGGCGGCGGTATCCGCGGCGGTCAGATCTACGGTTCGTCGAATGCGACCGCCAGCGAACCGGAAACCGATGCGGTTTCGCCGCAAGACCTGGCGACCACGATGTACCACCTGATGGGCATCGTCGCCGACAAAGAACTGATGGCCCCGGGCGATCGTCCGATCGAAATCGTTGACGGCGGCAAGGTCGTCAAGGGTCTGTTGGCCTAA
- a CDS encoding nitroreductase family protein, giving the protein MDTFDAIYQRRSIKHYDPTHEMTEEEVAKLMDAALQSPTSFNMQNWRFVVVRNKEVRKRLRAAAYGQAQVEEASLVIVLCAHLGAHGLEPHRYWRESPPEVGKKLADMLFNLYEGNEQLQRDEAMRSVGIAGQTIMLAAKAMGYDSCPMVGYDPKKVAEVIRLPEDHVLGYLITVGKAVKPAWPKPGQLEPEEVVIHDQFQ; this is encoded by the coding sequence ATGGACACTTTTGACGCGATCTACCAGCGACGCTCGATCAAGCACTACGATCCGACGCACGAAATGACCGAAGAGGAAGTCGCCAAACTGATGGACGCGGCGCTGCAGTCTCCCACCTCGTTCAACATGCAGAACTGGCGGTTCGTCGTCGTCCGCAACAAAGAAGTCCGAAAACGCCTGCGGGCCGCCGCATACGGTCAGGCCCAAGTCGAAGAAGCCTCGCTCGTCATCGTCCTTTGCGCTCATCTTGGCGCTCACGGCCTGGAACCGCATCGCTACTGGCGCGAATCTCCCCCGGAAGTCGGCAAAAAGCTGGCCGACATGCTCTTCAACCTTTACGAGGGAAATGAGCAATTGCAGCGTGACGAGGCGATGCGGAGCGTCGGCATCGCCGGGCAGACGATCATGCTGGCCGCCAAAGCGATGGGTTACGACAGTTGCCCGATGGTCGGCTACGACCCGAAGAAGGTGGCCGAGGTAATCCGTCTTCCGGAAGACCACGTACTGGGATACCTAATCACGGTCGGCAAAGCGGTGAAACCAGCCTGGCCCAAGCCGGGGCAACTGGAACCAGAGGAAGTGGTCATCCACGACCAGTTCCAGTAG
- a CDS encoding VWA domain-containing protein codes for MFSEIRFDSPWYFLLLLLIPVVIQLGRKSLSVMTRSRGAAAILVRAFILLLLIAALAETQTLQRHDRMTVIYLLDQSQSIPSGQRQAMVEYVVREVEAHRREEQGDRVGVIVFGDQPAIEFPPTDAPLPPLKRLSSLTTVETDETNLAGALQLAQASLQSDSSGRIVVVSDGNETIGDALPIARSLAASGVGIDVAPVFAPPSSAEVIVEKLTTPETARVGQAFQASVVLTNETPEGGEARVARGKLSLIRKAGASEVVMAEQEVELPPGKKVFSFENMLDEANFYSYQVRFTPQDKQDDLLTQNNEATSFVNAHGKGRILLIEDWERTGQFDHLVERLKKHELEVDVQPSNQLFTSLAELQPYDAVILADVPRASGATGEEITSFSDRQVELLVRNTQQLGCGLLILGGPSSFGAGGWANTKLEEASPVRFTIRDAKVVPVGALMLVLDKSGSMQGEKMQMTQGAALAAIRAMGGTDFAGVIGFDSQAQRIVPIRQVDNPGIFAAQVRKLSASGGTNMTPGVALGFRDLQNVEAGVKHMIVLSDGQTEPGNVTQIASDMRKMGMTVSTVAVGGDADHKLMSTIARNGGGKFYAVNNPKAIPRIFMREARRVAQPLVKEVPGMSPGLYSSHEILQGVDGLPTFDGFVMTTVKDSPLVEVGLIAPVPKEHPENATLLASWQYGLGRTVVFTSDAGARWTNRWTEWDGYDKFFLQMVRYAMRPTGDQSDFAVATEEADGKVRVIVSALDPAKEGVNFLNVVGAAVTPEMESENFSLTQTAPGRYEGTFPARESGSYFLSLATGPGRPILRTGVNISYSAEYLRRPTNLHLLEQLAGNVPKGGEAGKVIDDATTAQNAQSMVDTFRRGLPAAISLRQAWPWVLVLAATAFVGDVAFRRITIGWEWLIALRRWIGLKLKGDDKEDDDRLERLRATKRRTAEGYQASARFEAPQPVETKETSGAATTEQADAVRLAGGDNSLSGGQAGDEDYVSRLLKAKRQARQESEASGDRPSADDDDFFA; via the coding sequence ATGTTCAGCGAGATCCGTTTCGATAGTCCGTGGTACTTTCTGCTGCTGTTGCTGATCCCGGTGGTCATCCAGTTGGGACGAAAGTCGCTCTCGGTGATGACGCGCTCGCGCGGCGCCGCGGCAATCTTGGTGCGGGCCTTCATTCTGTTGCTCCTGATCGCCGCACTGGCGGAAACGCAAACCTTGCAGCGTCACGATCGGATGACGGTCATCTATCTGCTTGACCAATCGCAAAGTATTCCGAGCGGTCAGCGTCAGGCGATGGTCGAATATGTCGTCCGCGAGGTGGAAGCCCATCGTCGCGAAGAACAGGGAGACCGGGTCGGCGTGATCGTCTTTGGCGACCAGCCGGCGATTGAGTTTCCCCCTACCGACGCTCCGTTGCCGCCCCTAAAACGTCTGTCGTCGTTGACGACGGTCGAAACGGACGAAACCAACCTGGCCGGCGCATTGCAACTTGCCCAAGCGTCGCTTCAATCGGACTCGTCCGGTCGCATTGTCGTCGTTTCCGATGGGAACGAAACGATCGGCGACGCCTTGCCTATCGCTCGCAGTCTGGCCGCCAGCGGAGTTGGCATCGACGTGGCGCCGGTATTCGCTCCCCCCTCCTCCGCCGAAGTGATCGTCGAGAAGCTGACGACGCCGGAGACCGCTCGGGTCGGGCAAGCGTTTCAGGCCAGCGTGGTGCTGACCAACGAAACGCCCGAAGGGGGCGAAGCTCGCGTCGCCCGCGGCAAGCTGTCGCTGATTCGCAAAGCCGGCGCCAGCGAAGTCGTGATGGCGGAGCAAGAGGTCGAACTGCCGCCAGGTAAGAAGGTCTTCTCGTTTGAGAACATGCTGGACGAAGCGAACTTCTATTCGTACCAGGTCCGCTTTACGCCCCAAGACAAGCAAGACGATCTGCTGACGCAAAACAACGAAGCGACGTCGTTCGTCAACGCGCACGGCAAAGGACGCATTCTGCTGATTGAAGATTGGGAGCGAACCGGCCAGTTTGATCACCTGGTCGAACGTTTGAAGAAGCATGAACTGGAGGTCGACGTTCAGCCGAGCAATCAGCTCTTCACGTCGTTGGCCGAACTGCAACCGTATGACGCCGTCATCCTGGCGGACGTGCCGCGTGCGAGCGGAGCGACCGGCGAAGAGATCACCAGCTTTAGCGATCGCCAGGTCGAATTGTTGGTTCGCAATACGCAACAGCTTGGCTGCGGACTGTTGATCCTGGGCGGTCCCAGCAGCTTTGGCGCTGGCGGTTGGGCGAATACGAAGCTGGAAGAAGCGTCGCCGGTTCGCTTCACGATTCGAGACGCGAAGGTGGTCCCGGTCGGCGCGTTGATGCTGGTGCTCGACAAGTCCGGCTCCATGCAAGGCGAGAAGATGCAGATGACGCAAGGCGCCGCACTCGCAGCAATTCGCGCGATGGGCGGGACGGACTTCGCCGGCGTCATCGGCTTTGATTCGCAGGCTCAACGGATCGTCCCGATTCGCCAGGTCGACAACCCCGGCATCTTCGCCGCCCAGGTACGCAAGTTGAGCGCGTCGGGCGGTACGAATATGACGCCGGGCGTGGCGCTTGGTTTCCGCGATCTGCAGAATGTAGAAGCAGGCGTGAAGCACATGATCGTCCTATCGGACGGACAAACCGAGCCGGGGAACGTGACGCAGATCGCCTCCGACATGCGCAAGATGGGGATGACCGTCAGCACGGTCGCGGTCGGCGGCGACGCCGATCACAAGTTGATGTCGACGATCGCTCGCAACGGCGGCGGCAAGTTTTACGCCGTGAACAACCCGAAAGCGATTCCGCGGATTTTCATGCGGGAAGCTCGTCGCGTTGCGCAGCCGCTGGTGAAAGAAGTTCCGGGGATGTCTCCAGGGCTTTATTCGTCGCATGAGATCTTGCAAGGCGTTGACGGTCTGCCAACTTTCGACGGCTTCGTCATGACGACGGTGAAGGATAGCCCGCTGGTCGAAGTCGGTTTGATTGCCCCGGTCCCGAAAGAACATCCCGAGAACGCGACTCTGTTGGCGAGCTGGCAATATGGTCTGGGGCGAACGGTCGTCTTTACCAGCGACGCCGGGGCGCGCTGGACCAATCGCTGGACCGAATGGGACGGCTACGACAAGTTCTTCCTGCAAATGGTGCGGTACGCGATGCGACCGACCGGCGATCAGAGCGACTTCGCCGTAGCGACCGAAGAGGCGGATGGGAAGGTGCGCGTGATCGTCTCGGCGCTCGATCCTGCGAAAGAGGGTGTGAACTTCTTGAATGTGGTCGGCGCTGCGGTGACGCCTGAGATGGAATCGGAAAACTTCTCGCTGACCCAAACGGCGCCGGGTCGCTATGAAGGAACTTTCCCGGCGCGCGAATCGGGTAGTTACTTCCTGTCGCTCGCCACCGGGCCGGGACGACCGATCCTGCGGACCGGCGTGAACATCAGCTACTCGGCCGAGTACCTTCGTCGCCCCACGAATCTGCACCTTCTGGAGCAACTCGCCGGCAACGTCCCGAAAGGTGGTGAAGCGGGCAAGGTGATTGACGATGCGACGACAGCGCAGAACGCCCAATCGATGGTCGATACATTCCGTCGCGGATTGCCGGCGGCGATCAGCTTGCGGCAAGCCTGGCCGTGGGTGTTGGTGTTGGCGGCGACCGCGTTCGTCGGCGACGTCGCATTTCGGCGGATCACGATCGGCTGGGAATGGCTGATCGCGCTGCGGCGTTGGATCGGCTTGAAGTTGAAGGGGGACGACAAGGAAGACGACGATCGGCTCGAGCGATTGCGGGCGACCAAGCGGCGGACGGCCGAAGGTTACCAGGCTTCCGCCCGATTCGAGGCGCCGCAACCGGTTGAAACTAAGGAGACGTCTGGCGCGGCTACGACTGAACAAGCCGATGCGGTGCGGCTTGCCGGCGGCGACAATTCACTCTCCGGCGGACAAGCCGGCGACGAGGACTACGTCTCGCGATTGCTGAAAGCGAAGCGGCAAGCGCGGCAAGAGTCTGAAGCAAGCGGCGATCGTCCGAGCGCGGATGACGACGACTTCTTTGCCTAG
- the hpnE gene encoding hydroxysqualene dehydroxylase HpnE, translating into MKSGKKKDATPRPSVAIVGGGLAGLAAAEALSRSGMLVTLFESRRYLGGRAGSFRDENTGQLFDHCQHVAMGCCTNFLDFCEQTGVAKLFRCDRKLRFIDAKGKVYPFAPIESLPAPLHLAPAFWRQSYLTMSERIGIGTALRRMAKLTDQQAEHLLVGPWLREQKQSSGVISRFWEIILVSALGDSIEKTSLAAARKVMIDGFLAHHHSADVHVPSAPLGEIYEEGIARCLFDRGVRIEMESPVDEVFRKSVGGGFSVSVKDEETLQFDNVVLAIPGRRVKAVLAPRLFEKVPDLARVDQFNHAPITGVHLWYPEPITDLPHAVLLDRTSQWIFAHGETKSPHDGQTPAYYYQVVISASHNLPSGDHAAIIATVTKELAELWPAAATPLFARVITQRAAVFSAAPGLEDIRPPQATPITGLFLAGDWTKTGWPATMEGAIRSGRLAAEALCRRYGRNEQLVTPELSHSWLCRKLFY; encoded by the coding sequence ATGAAGTCTGGCAAAAAGAAGGACGCGACGCCCCGACCTTCGGTGGCGATCGTCGGCGGCGGACTCGCCGGACTCGCGGCGGCCGAAGCCCTCTCGCGCAGCGGCATGCTGGTGACGCTGTTCGAATCGCGGCGTTATCTCGGCGGTCGCGCCGGATCGTTTCGGGATGAAAACACCGGACAGCTTTTCGATCACTGCCAACATGTGGCGATGGGCTGCTGCACGAACTTCCTCGATTTTTGCGAACAGACCGGCGTCGCCAAACTCTTCCGCTGCGACCGCAAGCTTCGTTTCATCGACGCCAAAGGAAAGGTCTATCCGTTCGCTCCGATCGAATCGCTTCCCGCGCCGCTGCACCTGGCGCCGGCGTTCTGGCGACAAAGTTACCTGACGATGAGCGAAAGGATCGGCATCGGAACAGCTCTTCGCCGCATGGCGAAACTGACCGACCAGCAAGCCGAGCACCTGCTTGTCGGCCCATGGCTCCGCGAGCAAAAACAATCGAGCGGCGTGATCTCGCGTTTTTGGGAAATCATCCTGGTCAGCGCACTGGGCGATTCGATTGAGAAAACGTCGCTCGCCGCCGCGCGCAAGGTGATGATCGACGGTTTTCTGGCGCATCATCATTCCGCTGACGTACACGTTCCGTCAGCGCCGCTCGGCGAGATCTACGAAGAAGGAATCGCTCGCTGTCTGTTTGATCGCGGCGTCCGGATCGAAATGGAATCGCCGGTCGACGAAGTCTTTCGCAAGTCGGTCGGCGGCGGCTTCAGCGTTTCGGTAAAAGACGAAGAGACGCTGCAGTTTGACAACGTCGTGTTGGCGATTCCGGGGCGTCGCGTGAAAGCGGTTCTCGCGCCGCGACTCTTTGAAAAAGTTCCTGATCTGGCGCGCGTCGATCAGTTTAATCACGCGCCGATCACCGGCGTTCACCTTTGGTATCCAGAACCGATTACCGACTTGCCGCACGCGGTGTTGCTCGATCGCACGAGCCAATGGATTTTCGCCCATGGGGAGACGAAGTCGCCGCATGATGGCCAGACGCCCGCCTATTACTACCAGGTAGTGATCAGCGCCTCGCACAATTTGCCGAGCGGCGATCATGCCGCGATCATTGCGACCGTCACGAAAGAACTGGCCGAGCTGTGGCCCGCTGCGGCGACTCCCTTGTTCGCGCGCGTCATCACGCAGCGTGCGGCGGTCTTCTCGGCCGCGCCGGGCTTGGAAGATATTCGCCCACCGCAAGCGACGCCGATCACGGGGCTGTTCCTCGCCGGCGATTGGACGAAGACCGGCTGGCCCGCGACGATGGAAGGAGCGATCCGCAGCGGTCGCCTCGCGGCCGAAGCTCTATGCCGTCGCTATGGACGCAATGAGCAATTGGTGACGCCAGAGCTTTCGCACTCCTGGCTCTGTCGCAAGCTCTTTTACTGA
- a CDS encoding phytoene/squalene synthase family protein: protein MSCSLAESYDFCRKTAKRSGSNFVMSFMLLPRDKSQAMYALYAYMRQTDDLGDQPGDLSAKKTSLEKWRQDLHAAVAGESPDDPRLPALVDTIRRYEIPVEYLTAVIDGVERDLTPTPFPTFAEAQHYCYQVAAAVGLACLHIWGFEGETAIPPALACGYAFQWTNILRDLHEDAEAGRLYLPQDEMSRYGVSIGDFAAGRVAEGYAELMQFQIQRAGEFYREAEPLQSLLHADGRKIFPAMFSTYRGLLTRIERDPTAVLKQRISVGYWKKMRIVTSLMLAQLFDFSSSTTVAR from the coding sequence ATGAGCTGCTCACTTGCCGAAAGCTACGACTTCTGCCGAAAAACGGCGAAGCGGTCCGGCTCGAACTTCGTGATGTCGTTCATGCTCCTCCCGCGCGACAAGAGTCAGGCGATGTACGCGCTCTACGCGTACATGCGTCAAACCGACGACTTGGGAGATCAGCCCGGCGATTTGTCGGCGAAGAAGACGTCGCTCGAGAAGTGGCGGCAAGATCTGCATGCGGCGGTTGCCGGCGAGTCGCCGGACGACCCCCGATTGCCGGCGCTGGTCGATACGATCCGCCGCTATGAGATCCCGGTCGAGTACCTGACCGCGGTGATCGACGGAGTCGAACGCGATCTGACGCCGACGCCGTTCCCGACCTTCGCCGAAGCGCAGCACTACTGTTACCAGGTCGCCGCAGCGGTCGGCTTGGCCTGTCTGCATATCTGGGGATTTGAAGGGGAAACGGCGATTCCCCCGGCGCTCGCTTGCGGCTACGCGTTTCAATGGACAAACATCCTGCGCGATCTGCACGAAGACGCCGAAGCGGGTCGGCTTTACTTGCCGCAAGACGAAATGTCGCGCTACGGCGTTTCGATCGGAGATTTTGCGGCAGGGAGAGTCGCTGAAGGTTATGCAGAACTGATGCAGTTCCAAATCCAAAGGGCAGGGGAGTTCTACCGAGAAGCGGAACCGCTGCAGTCGCTGCTGCATGCCGACGGACGTAAAATATTTCCGGCGATGTTTAGCACCTATCGAGGCCTGCTCACCAGAATCGAGCGAGACCCCACCGCGGTTTTGAAGCAACGGATTTCGGTGGGGTATTGGAAAAAGATGCGGATCGTCACCTCCTTGATGTTAGCCCAACTGTTTGATTTCTCTTCTTCGACGACGGTCGCTCGCTAA